In the genome of Pseudomonadota bacterium, the window GGGAGGTCACAGGTATCCTTGCACCGCATATTGATTACGCGAGGGGGAAAGAGGTATACAGGGAGGCATACAGGTACTTGAGACACGTAGAGAAGCCCCTCCTCGTTATTCTCGGGACATCACACCGTCCTATTGAAAAAATCTGGAATATCTCTCTGAAAGACTTTTCTACACCCCTCGGTGTTGTCCCGAATTCGAAAGAACTGGGGGGACTTATCCGGGATAATCACATATTAAAAGGGTATATTGCTGAATGGCCTCATAGAAGCGAACATTCCATAGAATTGCAGTTGCCTATCATACAATTCGTAGTGGCGGAAAGAAGTATTGAAATCCTTCCCATTCTTACAGGCTCGATGCAGGAATATATAGAGGGCAGTAAGGGTATCAATGATGAAACGCTATTAGAAATTCTCGGGAACTTTAAGGAAACCCTGAATATTTATGGAAAGCCCTATATCATCATATCAGGGGCTGACCTCGCACACATCGGGGCACAATTCGGGGATACATACCAGCTTGACCCTTATACCTTAAATCAATCGAAACAGAGGGATGAGACAATACTCAATTGCATAAGAAACGTTAATGCAAAGGGATTTTTCGAGGCTATAAAAGATGAAGGGGATAGAAGAAGGATATGTGGTCTCACACCTATATATTTTCAACTAAGTTTTCTTGAGGGTAGTAGCTGTGACAAAATCAGCTATAAACAATGGACAGACGGTTCATCGTCCGTGAGTTTTGCAGGCGGGGTGTTTTATAAAGAATCAGCAAAACCAGGTATGCAGTAAGCAGTAAGCAGTCTCAAAAGCATTAAGAAGTCGCTGCCTGCTCCCTACTCCATACTACCTACTTTTAGCAATTACTCCCCTATAATTTGTACCACTATCTCTCGTTTCCTCGGTCGGTTATCGAATTCTGCGAGCACCACCTGCTGCCAGGTTCCGAGTAAGAGCTTACCATTCTCGAAAGGTATTGTGACGGTTGGGCCTGTAAGTGTTGCCCTGATATGGCTGAACCCGTTTGCATCACCCCAGGTATCGTCATGGTGGTAGTGTTTATTGGATGGTGCAAGCCTTTCATACATCTCTTCCATATCCTTTATAAGTCCAGGCTCATATTCAAAGGTAGTAATCCCTGCAGTTGAACCGACAACAAAAACAGTAAGATTGCCCATTTTAAGCTCTGAACCTTCAAGCAATAGAGATAACTTCTCAGTGATATTGATCAGATCACCACTCCCTCTGGTAGCTAATGTAATCCTTTCGTTAATTATCTTCATGTAGAGTGCCTGTGCAACTGAAAGTTAATAATAAAAAATCGGGATGACAGGATTTGAACCTGCGACCCCAGCGTCCCGAACGCTGTGCTCCACCATACTGAGCTACATCCCGTATCTATAAGA includes:
- the amrB gene encoding AmmeMemoRadiSam system protein B, which codes for EVTGILAPHIDYARGKEVYREAYRYLRHVEKPLLVILGTSHRPIEKIWNISLKDFSTPLGVVPNSKELGGLIRDNHILKGYIAEWPHRSEHSIELQLPIIQFVVAERSIEILPILTGSMQEYIEGSKGINDETLLEILGNFKETLNIYGKPYIIISGADLAHIGAQFGDTYQLDPYTLNQSKQRDETILNCIRNVNAKGFFEAIKDEGDRRRICGLTPIYFQLSFLEGSSCDKISYKQWTDGSSSVSFAGGVFYKESAKPGMQ
- a CDS encoding secondary thiamine-phosphate synthase enzyme YjbQ; amino-acid sequence: MKIINERITLATRGSGDLINITEKLSLLLEGSELKMGNLTVFVVGSTAGITTFEYEPGLIKDMEEMYERLAPSNKHYHHDDTWGDANGFSHIRATLTGPTVTIPFENGKLLLGTWQQVVLAEFDNRPRKREIVVQIIGE